A single window of Arvicanthis niloticus isolate mArvNil1 chromosome X, mArvNil1.pat.X, whole genome shotgun sequence DNA harbors:
- the LOC117694478 gene encoding BTB/POZ domain-containing protein KCTD12-like: MAMPEKSSCVKPTEECSSFPEIIELNVGGQVYITRYPTLISIPGSRLWEMFSVKNPCSLIKDNKGRFFIDRDGFLFRYVLDYMRDMQVVLPDHFPECGRLHREAEYFKLPELAKMLALKMNQLNSIGNDSCQIELEELSPSIETTFNFSSTNSIHVSGPDNPVVLSAAPGSELKKAGFITIGYRGSYTLGRDSQTDAKFRRVARIMVCGKISLAKEVFGDTLNESRDPDRPPERYTSRYYLKFTFLEQAFDKLADAGFHMVACNSTGTCTVTHDQTDDRIWTSYTEYVFYRE, from the coding sequence ATGGCCATGCCAGAAAAGTCAAGTTGTGTCAAACCGACCGAGGAGTGCAGCAGTTTCCCCGAGATTATTGAACTCAATGTAGGTGGCCAGGTGTATATAACTCGATATCCTACTTTGATCAGCATTCCTGGTTCCCGGCTCTGGGAAATGTTCAGTGTAAAGAACCCTTGCTCACTGATAAAGGACAACAAAGGGAGATTCTTCATAGATCGAGATGGTTTTCTCTTTCGCTATGTCCTAGACTACATGAGAGACATGCAAGTAGTGCTTCCAGATCACTTTCCAGAGTGTGGCCGGCTCCATAGAGAAGCAGAATACTTTAAACTGCCAGAACTAGCCAAGATGTTGGCTCTAAAAATGAACCAGCTCAACTCAATTGGCAATGACTCATGTCAGATTGAGCTAGAAGAGCTCTCGCCCAGCATTGAAACCACGTTCAATTTCTCTTCAACTAATAGCATCCACGTTAGTGGCCCTGATAATCCCGTGGTTCTGTCAGCTGCCCCTGGTTCTGAGCTCAAGAAGGCTGGCTTCATCACTATTGGCTATCGAGGGTCTTATACTCTGGGCAGGGACAGCCAAACAGATGCCAAATTCCGCCGTGTGGCCAGAATCATGGTATGTGGTAAGATCTCATTAGCCAAAGAAGTGTTCGGAGACACTCTGAATGAGAGCAGAGACCCAGATCGCCCTCCAGAGAGATATACTTCTCGATACTACCTCAAATTCACTTTCTTGGAACAAGCCTTTGACAAACTAGCTGATGCTGGCTTCCACATGGTAGCGTGCAACTCCACTGGCACCTGCACTGTCACCCATGACCAAACAGATGACAGGATCTGGACCTCTTACACTGAATATGTTTTCTATCGTGAGTGA